One genomic window of Corticium candelabrum chromosome 21, ooCorCand1.1, whole genome shotgun sequence includes the following:
- the LOC134196791 gene encoding probable methyltransferase-like protein 25 encodes MAAFRISAGDCFECIERLERVSISPCSLRELESQLKQLYDLLVTHQALIDSHLVNFFTENMWDTRLPTEWTEELERIRDDQLTVLSARRVREVVKSPSLIEFVEECDRMSLTSLGVPEFRRVLSLCTHEQPNLAMNEKKRHEVSQMIDLLGYLTKAVEISQVIDVGSGRGYLSEAIALKHRLKVIGLESKEGNTHSATKRNKIFERVMKNSVEQMHVASAASYVPVTVTVEARSESDAHSFLEQLAREYPGILDSRESTAIVGLHTCGQLACTIQEIFLTDPHVKLLFYVGCCYHLMSDDTGFPQSSFLKSKRATLSRTARNYCQTAKEQTGSKYVRSESLFYRAVLQWIIRHELGGHVDHLEGTTTI; translated from the exons ATGGCTGCGTTTAGAATTTCCGCTGGAGATTGTTTTGAATGTATTGAACGTCTCGAACGCGTTTCGATTTCGCCTTGTTCTTTGAGAGAATTAGAGTCACAACTGAAACAATTGTACGACCTCCTAGTAACCCATCAGGCTCTGATCGACTCACATTTAGTCAATTTTTTCACTGAGAACATGTGGGACACACGCCTCCCCACAGAATGGACAGAGGAACTAGAGAGAATCAGAGATGACCAGCTTACTGTTTTATCAGCCAGAAGAGTTAGGGAAGTGGTGAAATCTCCGTCTCTGATTGAATTCGTGGAAGAGTGTGACAGAATGAGTCTGACAAGCCTCGGAGTTCCAGAATTTCGGCGCGTACTAAGTCTTTGCACCCATGAACAACCAAACTTAGCAATGAACGAGAAAAAGAGACATGAAGTCAGTCAAATGATTGATTTATTAGGATATCTTACAAAAGCTGTTGAAATCAGCCAGGTGATTGATGTCGGCAGCGGTCGGGGTTACCTCAGTGAGGCAATTGCTCTAAAACATCGTCTCAAGGTCATTGGACTTGAGAGCAAGGAaggaaacacacacagtgcaaCGAAACGAAATAAAATTTTTGAGCGAGTAATGAAAAATAGTGTTGAGCAAATGCATGTTGCGTCTGCTGCTTCCTATGTACCTGTGACTGTCACGGTCGAGGCTCGATCAGAATCTGATGCACACTCATTTCTTGAACAATTAGCAAGAGAATATCCGGGCATTTTGGACAGCAGAGAATCAACTGCAATAGTAGGTCTCCACACATGCGGGCAACTAGCATGtacaatacaagaaatcttccTCACAGATCCTCATGTTAAGCTTCTCTTCTATGTTGGCTGTTGCTACCATCTTATGTCTGATGACACAGGATTTCCTCAGAGCTCTTTTTTGAAAAGTAAACGTGCGACTTTGAGTAGAACAGCTCGAAATTACTGCCAGACAGCGAAAGAACAGACAGGAAGCAAATATGTGAGGTCTGAGTCATTATTTTATCGAGCAGTATTACAATGGATTATTAGACATGAACTTGGAGGTCACGTGGACCATTT AGAAGGCACTACAACAATCTGA